In Oscillatoria sp. FACHB-1406, one DNA window encodes the following:
- a CDS encoding SH3 domain-containing protein, protein MSLALIAGFGLNLQEKKLSFSPVSPAQANSCDTVIRNVSFSGRTSGSMTGKPNIYTMLRASTSTSASILMQIPPNTLLNFSGWTYGQGITDIWTGNTDYRWFRVTYNGQTGWVASGVIYGNPPNSSLVPNCPQPGSGMYGNPEAFYRWAKGQTGITRLDGLYSLRGQCVTLIARYIQEVYLPANQRSISLAFGNGKDTARFVSQMLPAQFSPTTTVGLPKRGAIISFPTIGIFNGITYGHVAIVMENRTLNNGQRQVRIMDSNGDSKGVNSTVVDRSTWINIPNGTAQGYGTGIYWTNPR, encoded by the coding sequence ATGAGTCTGGCTTTAATCGCTGGCTTTGGATTGAATTTACAAGAGAAAAAACTCTCTTTTTCTCCCGTTTCGCCAGCGCAGGCTAACTCTTGCGACACGGTAATTCGTAATGTTTCTTTCTCGGGCAGAACGAGCGGTTCGATGACCGGAAAACCGAATATTTATACGATGCTGCGGGCTAGCACTTCCACCAGTGCTAGCATCCTTATGCAAATTCCTCCTAATACTTTGCTGAACTTTTCGGGTTGGACTTATGGGCAAGGGATTACCGATATTTGGACGGGAAATACGGATTATCGCTGGTTTCGCGTCACTTATAACGGGCAAACGGGATGGGTGGCGAGTGGAGTCATTTATGGGAATCCGCCCAATTCATCTTTAGTCCCGAATTGCCCCCAGCCCGGTTCTGGAATGTATGGTAATCCAGAAGCTTTTTATCGTTGGGCTAAAGGGCAAACTGGTATTACGCGCTTAGATGGTTTGTACAGCTTACGAGGTCAATGCGTAACGTTAATTGCTCGGTACATTCAAGAGGTTTATCTACCTGCAAATCAACGTTCTATCAGTCTCGCTTTTGGCAATGGGAAAGACACGGCTCGTTTTGTTTCTCAAATGCTACCCGCTCAATTCAGTCCCACCACAACTGTAGGCTTACCAAAACGGGGTGCAATTATTTCTTTCCCCACTATCGGGATTTTTAATGGAATCACTTACGGTCATGTTGCAATTGTAATGGAAAATCGCACCCTCAATAACGGACAACGACAGGTCAGAATTATGGACTCTAATGGCGACAGTAAAGGGGTCAATAGTACGGTTGTAGATCGCAGTACGTGGATTAATATACCCAATGGTACAGCCCAAGGCTACGGCACTGGAATTTATTGGACGAACCCTCGCTAA
- a CDS encoding Uma2 family endonuclease encodes MLKSDTHNLPSSAELPCSDDTPVDNEEQNFIPNFLLFLLEYIWGNRQDWFFGVDMAVYHTTGKNPRIPITPDGFLALNVERRKDGQSRSSYVVWEENNIVPILALEVVSQTPGGEYSSKEALYAKLGVLYYVIYNPRQFGGRHQGLEVYKLIKGKYSWQTQEPVWMPEIGLGIGRGIRNYGGIEREVLYWFDEQGNRYAGTEEELEVVRQRAELERQRAEQERQRAESAEQRAESAEQQIEQERQLREQLQRELERYRQQLGD; translated from the coding sequence ATGTTAAAATCGGACACTCACAATCTCCCCAGCAGCGCCGAACTGCCCTGTTCTGATGACACTCCCGTGGATAACGAAGAACAAAACTTTATTCCTAACTTCCTGCTGTTTCTCCTGGAATATATTTGGGGAAACCGCCAAGACTGGTTCTTCGGGGTGGATATGGCAGTGTATCACACCACGGGCAAAAATCCGCGCATCCCCATTACACCCGACGGATTCTTAGCCCTCAATGTCGAGCGGCGCAAGGACGGGCAATCGCGCAGCAGCTATGTGGTGTGGGAAGAAAACAACATCGTTCCTATCCTCGCCCTTGAAGTGGTTTCTCAAACTCCCGGAGGAGAATACAGCAGTAAAGAAGCTCTCTATGCCAAGTTGGGCGTGCTGTACTACGTTATCTATAATCCCCGGCAGTTCGGAGGTCGCCACCAGGGATTAGAAGTGTATAAATTAATCAAGGGAAAATATAGCTGGCAAACCCAGGAACCCGTGTGGATGCCGGAAATTGGCTTAGGAATCGGTCGCGGTATCCGTAATTATGGCGGGATAGAACGAGAGGTTTTATACTGGTTCGACGAGCAAGGAAATCGCTATGCCGGTACGGAGGAGGAATTAGAAGTCGTGCGGCAACGTGCAGAATTAGAGCGGCAACGGGCAGAACAAGAGCGACAACGCGCCGAGTCGGCCGAGCAACGGGCTGAGTCGGCCGAGCAACAAATCGAACAGGAACGGCAACTCCGCGAACAATTACAACGAGAATTAGAGCGCTACCGCCAGCAACTTGGTGACTGA
- a CDS encoding spermidine/putrescine ABC transporter substrate-binding protein — MKRLLVFLLLFLIGITFPTGCAFFNSKKTDEASANVLSVYNWSTYIDPQAIKDFEKKFNVKVKYDTYESNEDLLAKIRPGNPGYDIIVPSSDYVAIMGSEGLLEPLNHQNIPNIKNLSKRFIDPPFDRGNRYSVPYQWGTMGLGYNIKKIGGELSSWGDIFEPRFAGRVSLMEDLRATLGVILIYLGYEPNSSNIEEIRKARDFLIKHQEVIAAFAPDTGQNLLDQGEVDIAVEWSGDIFQIAEENEDIRYAIPKEGTIIWTDNLAIPAGAPHKELAEKFINFVLEPEVGAKISNFVKYGSPNQAAIDGGFIEKEDLENPEIYPTPDIASRLKYADDIGKATELYDDAWTEVKVAMSNSFF, encoded by the coding sequence ATGAAACGACTGCTGGTTTTCCTACTTCTCTTCCTAATTGGCATAACCTTCCCTACGGGTTGTGCGTTTTTCAACTCTAAGAAAACGGATGAAGCCAGTGCCAATGTCCTCAGCGTTTATAACTGGTCAACTTATATCGATCCTCAAGCTATTAAAGACTTTGAAAAAAAGTTTAATGTAAAGGTAAAATACGATACCTACGAAAGTAACGAAGATTTACTCGCTAAAATTCGCCCCGGCAATCCGGGCTACGATATCATTGTTCCGAGCAGCGATTACGTCGCAATTATGGGAAGTGAAGGATTGCTCGAACCCCTCAATCATCAAAATATTCCTAATATTAAAAATCTCTCCAAGAGGTTTATCGATCCGCCCTTCGATCGCGGCAATCGTTACAGCGTTCCCTACCAGTGGGGAACGATGGGACTGGGTTACAATATCAAAAAAATCGGAGGCGAACTTAGCAGTTGGGGCGACATTTTTGAACCGAGGTTTGCCGGACGAGTTTCGTTAATGGAAGATTTGCGAGCTACCTTGGGCGTTATTTTAATCTACCTCGGTTACGAGCCGAATAGCAGCAATATTGAAGAGATAAGAAAAGCCAGAGATTTTTTAATTAAACATCAAGAAGTAATCGCGGCTTTTGCTCCAGATACCGGGCAGAATCTCCTCGATCAAGGGGAAGTTGATATTGCCGTCGAGTGGAGTGGCGATATTTTTCAGATAGCAGAAGAGAACGAAGATATTCGCTACGCAATTCCGAAAGAAGGGACAATTATCTGGACGGATAACTTAGCAATTCCAGCCGGTGCGCCTCACAAAGAGTTAGCCGAAAAGTTTATTAATTTTGTCCTCGAACCTGAAGTGGGAGCAAAAATTTCTAATTTTGTTAAATATGGCAGCCCAAATCAGGCAGCGATTGATGGCGGATTCATTGAAAAGGAGGATTTAGAAAATCCAGAAATTTATCCAACTCCTGACATAGCATCTCGCCTAAAATATGCTGATGATATTGGAAAAGCGACTGAGTTGTATGATGATGCTTGGACGGAAGTAAAAGTAGCAATGAGTAACTCTTTCTTTTGA
- a CDS encoding tetratricopeptide repeat protein: MKFNLPIAALFLLILTVPSSPALSRRYTPLERASYFALNNSDLNDERLWRSAIRNNPNDAEAYHQLGRILENENQWDEASEAYRKAIALSADLNPVQVYKSLGDLLVKEDRLKEAVATFQRGVEEENAKAKPSEIESSAYFRLGLALEANHRNEEAIDAYKKAIALNPEEDAIYNFLVEILVEQNRQSEALEIYIKKFGDPAAAYNELGKALVIHNQLEAARIAYLKALEGEQSWEILPEALADYRLGSALEAGDRWEDAIAAYKRSIEIDPKFGGLYGLYQDVGRVLVKQNRLDDAFVSFGGSLKNPRQRENATAYALLGQTLVAQNQGDEAIKVCRQALDIESSNREVYLCLGQAAVKQNRLDEAIYAYQKAVEIDPRFEFNYYDLGNALQRQNRLDEAIAAYRQALGLAPENSFFSDALAEALVQQKSLDAAFEVYAKTARNNSDAYQQFGSTLLRQNMLEEAISACRQAIALRADNSGAYDCLGDALLKQNKPVEAAEAYQRAIALIPQSAFKYSRLGNALIRRGSLENAIAVYRKNPEWLPQLAFSFSRYVRLGDALMAQNRTEEAIASYHKAIAGYPIQASAYQGLGIALFKQNQLGGALAAFKNATAIDPNLPESLSYINKIEEQLMSGENVR; the protein is encoded by the coding sequence ATGAAGTTTAATTTACCGATCGCTGCTCTATTTTTATTGATTTTAACTGTACCGTCAAGTCCGGCGCTGTCTCGCCGGTATACTCCCCTCGAACGTGCAAGTTATTTTGCTCTCAATAACTCCGATTTGAATGACGAGCGGTTGTGGAGAAGCGCTATTAGAAATAACCCTAACGATGCTGAAGCTTACCATCAACTCGGTCGCATTTTAGAGAATGAAAATCAATGGGATGAGGCGAGCGAAGCCTACCGTAAAGCAATTGCTTTAAGCGCAGATTTAAATCCCGTACAGGTGTATAAAAGTTTGGGAGATTTGCTGGTTAAAGAAGATCGGTTAAAGGAAGCCGTCGCCACTTTTCAGCGTGGAGTTGAAGAGGAAAATGCGAAGGCTAAACCTTCGGAAATCGAGTCATCGGCTTATTTTCGTTTGGGGTTAGCCCTAGAAGCTAATCATCGCAATGAGGAGGCGATAGATGCCTACAAAAAGGCGATCGCGCTCAATCCAGAAGAAGACGCTATTTACAATTTTTTGGTCGAGATTCTGGTCGAGCAAAATCGGCAGTCTGAAGCCTTGGAAATTTATATTAAAAAGTTCGGCGATCCCGCTGCTGCTTATAACGAACTCGGCAAAGCTTTAGTGATACACAACCAACTCGAAGCCGCTAGAATTGCCTATTTAAAAGCTTTGGAGGGCGAACAAAGCTGGGAAATTTTACCCGAGGCGCTCGCGGATTATAGATTGGGGTCTGCTTTGGAAGCGGGAGATCGCTGGGAAGATGCGATCGCTGCCTATAAAAGATCGATAGAAATCGATCCGAAATTTGGGGGACTTTATGGCTTATACCAAGATGTGGGGAGAGTTCTTGTCAAGCAGAATCGACTGGATGATGCGTTTGTTTCCTTCGGCGGTTCCCTCAAAAATCCAAGGCAGCGAGAAAATGCAACAGCGTATGCTCTTTTGGGTCAAACTTTGGTCGCTCAAAATCAAGGGGATGAGGCTATTAAGGTTTGTCGCCAAGCGCTCGATATCGAATCTAGTAATCGAGAAGTGTACTTATGTTTGGGTCAGGCAGCAGTCAAACAAAATCGGTTGGATGAGGCAATCTATGCTTACCAGAAAGCAGTTGAAATCGATCCGAGATTTGAATTTAATTATTACGACCTTGGCAATGCTTTGCAAAGGCAAAATCGCCTAGATGAAGCAATTGCTGCCTATCGGCAAGCTTTAGGGTTAGCGCCTGAAAATTCATTTTTTAGTGATGCTTTGGCCGAGGCTTTAGTGCAACAAAAGAGTCTCGATGCAGCTTTTGAGGTTTATGCGAAAACTGCCCGCAATAATTCGGATGCTTACCAACAATTTGGCTCAACTCTCCTGCGTCAAAATATGTTAGAAGAAGCGATTAGCGCCTGTCGCCAAGCGATTGCGCTGAGGGCAGATAATTCAGGGGCTTACGACTGTCTTGGCGATGCTTTGTTGAAGCAAAATAAGCCGGTAGAAGCAGCGGAGGCTTATCAACGCGCGATCGCTTTAATTCCTCAGTCCGCTTTTAAATATAGTCGTTTGGGAAATGCTTTAATTCGGCGAGGAAGCCTAGAAAATGCGATCGCGGTTTATCGCAAAAATCCGGAATGGCTGCCTCAATTAGCGTTTTCCTTTTCTCGGTACGTTCGTTTAGGGGATGCGTTGATGGCACAAAATCGGACTGAAGAGGCGATCGCATCTTACCATAAAGCGATCGCGGGCTATCCTATACAAGCATCAGCCTATCAAGGTTTAGGGATCGCTTTATTTAAGCAAAATCAACTCGGAGGCGCGCTCGCGGCTTTTAAAAATGCTACAGCGATCGATCCGAATTTACCCGAAAGTTTAAGTTATATCAATAAAATTGAAGAACAATTAATGTCTGGAGAAAACGTTCGTTAA
- a CDS encoding ABC transporter ATP-binding protein: protein MYAVELKDVSKVFVGQNNKEFRAADNVNLQIAEGEFFAMLGPSGCGKTTLLRTIAGFESPTSGEVYIHGEPMRDRPPFHRPVNTVFQNYALFPHLTVAQNVAFGLEMEGLSRAETRSRVGDALALVKLDGMENRRPRQLSGGQQQRVALARALVKKPKVLLFDEPLAALDLKLRKEMQFELKQMQQQVGITFVFVTHDQGEALTMSHRIAVMNAGKVLQVGTPTEIYEEPTSRFVADFIGETNFLTGQVREAGNGSIFLAIDETLPLEVADNRALSPGRFVTLAVRPEKVSLYPENYDKDYCVPGVVEEAIYIGTDTRYIIRLTPHHTLAIRRQNLSRSSLNSFAAGETVRVRLHPESIRIIEEQE from the coding sequence ATGTATGCAGTTGAATTAAAGGACGTTTCTAAGGTTTTTGTCGGACAGAATAATAAAGAGTTTCGTGCAGCAGATAATGTTAACTTGCAAATTGCTGAGGGCGAGTTCTTTGCGATGTTAGGGCCGTCGGGATGCGGTAAAACGACGCTATTGCGAACAATCGCGGGATTCGAGAGTCCGACCTCGGGAGAAGTATACATCCACGGCGAACCCATGCGCGATCGCCCGCCCTTTCACCGTCCCGTCAATACCGTTTTCCAAAACTACGCCCTCTTTCCCCACCTCACCGTTGCCCAAAATGTCGCCTTTGGCTTGGAAATGGAAGGATTATCGCGCGCTGAGACTCGATCTCGCGTTGGCGATGCTTTAGCCTTAGTCAAACTCGACGGCATGGAAAATCGCCGCCCCCGCCAACTTTCTGGAGGACAGCAGCAACGGGTTGCATTGGCGCGCGCCCTCGTCAAAAAACCGAAAGTATTGCTGTTTGACGAACCCCTCGCAGCCCTCGATTTGAAACTGCGTAAAGAAATGCAGTTTGAACTCAAGCAGATGCAACAACAGGTAGGAATTACCTTTGTTTTCGTCACCCACGACCAAGGGGAAGCCCTCACTATGTCCCATCGCATCGCCGTCATGAATGCAGGGAAAGTTTTGCAGGTGGGAACACCAACAGAAATTTATGAGGAACCCACCTCGCGCTTTGTGGCTGATTTTATCGGCGAAACCAACTTTTTAACCGGACAGGTGCGGGAAGCGGGCAATGGCTCGATTTTCCTCGCGATAGACGAGACATTACCGTTGGAAGTTGCCGACAATCGCGCCTTATCTCCCGGTCGATTTGTGACATTAGCCGTTCGTCCGGAGAAAGTAAGTTTATATCCCGAAAATTACGACAAAGATTATTGCGTTCCCGGCGTTGTTGAAGAGGCGATTTATATCGGTACTGATACTCGTTATATTATCCGCCTGACCCCCCATCACACTTTAGCCATTCGCCGTCAAAACCTCTCGCGCAGTTCTCTTAATAGCTTTGCAGCGGGCGAAACGGTTCGGGTGAGATTGCATCCGGAAAGCATTCGTATTATTGAGGAGCAAGAGTAA
- a CDS encoding DUF167 domain-containing protein: MKLQVKVKPNTKQQRIIEEENGSLTVYLKSPPIDGKANAELIQILAKKYNVPKSCVTIESGLSSKIKRVAIAL, from the coding sequence ATGAAACTGCAAGTTAAAGTTAAGCCGAATACCAAACAGCAACGAATTATTGAGGAAGAAAACGGCAGCCTCACCGTGTATTTAAAATCGCCCCCTATCGATGGTAAAGCGAACGCCGAACTCATTCAAATCCTCGCTAAAAAGTACAATGTACCAAAATCCTGCGTGACGATTGAATCCGGTTTATCGTCGAAGATTAAACGCGTTGCGATCGCGCTTTAA
- a CDS encoding filamentous hemagglutinin N-terminal domain-containing protein, which yields MKRGNLHLLTLLLTLGSFIPSSATAQLTPDNTLGAENSIVTPEATRQLIQGGTTRGSNLFHSFTDFNVGENQRVYFANPTDITNILTRVTGNNLSNILGTLGVDGAANLFLLNPNGIIFGPNAQLDIRGSFVATTADSILFDNNVAFSASDPQAPPLLTINVPIGLQYGSNSTATISDRGNLSVGGNLKLGAANLDLQGQLQAGGDLTLQATDTITIRDSETSPFIAAANGQLLVQGNEKIDIFALNHPDSGLYSGGDMVFRSANAVGGDAHYWSEGNFRIEDLQGNLGDLYSPYDPIIRSLGDVSFQFYVGASLHIFAAGSVIIPIGVQITGSDAVNGLVETVTLSDGSSLSIDGKTRPTLDIRAGMDPAAVGAPFFNPANFDPNTADYLFSSPPTLTGSPTSGDIKIDLIVIDEPNGQVFLTNQYKPNTLPGNITITNWLTTTSITGNSGDVRIDSRGNFTLEGEAQIDTRTISNYNAGNINIRAADLVEIFATPLSNPLYLSALIAGTWGSGNAGNIEVQAKRVSVRDGGFVYTRSHGAGRAGDINIVADESVELRGAPAYNHESALVTSAMNSGDAGNINIKTGHLLVQEGAQVAAESNPGSTGAPGKINIVANESVAVIGVPPYPNGKPTGIYTFTENDRSGGDIQIDTKRFIVRDGGSVSTGTDAAGNGGNLLVNASDYVLVTGASAFNPDRVSRIRAITTSSGDGGNLTINTGQLLVENGGKVSADSSNSGNSGTLTVNASDLVRVAGISPDGKNQSQLFFDSSGSGDAGQLKITTGSLQVLEGGKVSAATSGSGQGGLLEVNAANSVEVLGTSTNGQFVSSLIFDSSGNGNAGELRINAGQLLVGNGGKVSAATSNSGQGGILEVKASDFLAVIGTSSNDRFASSLLFDSSGTGNAGQLKISTGQLLVQDGGLVSAKTSDAGQGGILNVNAWDAVQVSGASSNGQFASSLLFDSSGTGNAGELNINTGRLLIEDGGKVSAGTSGTGRGGILAVNAADSVRVSGAGSRLYFDSTGAGDARGIRINTGDLTVENGGEITVNGTGTGLAGDLDITANSIFLNQQGNLLARTVSGEGGNIRLRVADNVLLRFNSNILTEALGPGNGGNITIDAGGFVLAVLPENSDVAATAIQGRGGNIFVTAKGVIGFSLPERLVRTPESDISAASELGIDGVTTINTRDVPSGVQLPDRVGTPTINSGCQAARNSQPDATGRSQFFVTGRGGLPPQPTDVLSATSVEIPWVTLEEENRTADNEVKEAKGWVQLADGRVFLVSQEHQTRQGNCSGFVLRQD from the coding sequence ATGAAACGCGGCAACTTGCATCTTCTCACTCTCCTTCTTACACTAGGTAGCTTCATCCCTAGCAGCGCTACCGCCCAACTCACCCCCGATAACACCCTCGGTGCCGAAAACTCCATCGTCACCCCCGAAGCAACCCGCCAACTCATCCAAGGCGGAACGACGCGCGGTAGCAATCTCTTTCACAGCTTCACCGACTTCAACGTTGGTGAAAATCAGCGCGTCTACTTCGCCAACCCCACCGACATTACCAACATCCTCACCCGCGTCACCGGAAACAACCTTTCTAACATCCTCGGTACATTAGGCGTAGACGGTGCGGCGAACCTCTTCCTACTCAACCCCAACGGGATTATTTTCGGCCCCAACGCCCAACTCGATATACGCGGTTCCTTTGTCGCCACGACTGCCGACAGTATTTTATTCGATAACAACGTTGCATTTAGTGCCAGCGACCCACAAGCGCCGCCCTTACTAACCATTAACGTCCCCATCGGATTGCAATACGGCAGCAACTCCACCGCCACAATTAGCGATCGCGGTAACTTATCGGTAGGTGGAAATTTAAAACTCGGTGCAGCAAATTTAGACTTACAAGGACAATTACAAGCCGGGGGAGATTTAACCTTACAAGCCACCGATACCATAACAATTCGAGATAGCGAAACCAGCCCCTTTATCGCCGCCGCCAACGGTCAATTATTGGTGCAGGGGAACGAGAAGATTGATATTTTCGCGCTCAATCATCCCGATAGTGGCTTGTATTCTGGAGGCGATATGGTGTTTCGTTCCGCGAATGCAGTTGGGGGCGACGCGCACTATTGGAGTGAGGGCAATTTTCGGATTGAAGATTTGCAGGGAAACTTGGGGGATTTGTATAGCCCCTACGACCCGATTATCCGTTCTTTAGGAGATGTAAGTTTTCAATTTTATGTAGGTGCATCCCTACATATTTTCGCTGCCGGAAGTGTCATTATTCCGATTGGAGTTCAGATAACTGGGTCAGATGCGGTCAATGGGCTAGTTGAAACTGTAACTCTTTCTGACGGCAGTTCTTTAAGTATTGATGGTAAAACGCGACCCACTCTAGATATTCGAGCAGGTATGGATCCCGCCGCAGTAGGTGCGCCATTTTTCAATCCTGCTAACTTCGATCCTAATACGGCTGACTATCTATTTTCTAGTCCTCCAACTTTGACGGGTTCTCCAACAAGTGGAGATATTAAAATCGACCTGATTGTCATTGACGAACCAAACGGACAAGTTTTTTTAACCAATCAGTATAAACCTAACACGCTGCCTGGAAATATTACCATAACTAATTGGCTTACTACAACCAGTATTACGGGAAATTCAGGAGATGTTCGCATTGACTCTCGAGGTAATTTTACTTTAGAAGGTGAGGCGCAGATAGATACTAGAACAATTAGTAACTATAATGCGGGTAATATTAATATACGAGCAGCAGATTTAGTAGAAATATTTGCAACTCCATTAAGTAATCCGCTTTATCTGAGTGCTTTGATTGCTGGAACTTGGGGTTCTGGAAATGCCGGAAATATAGAAGTTCAAGCTAAACGAGTTAGCGTGCGGGATGGTGGATTTGTCTACACGCGATCGCATGGAGCGGGACGAGCGGGAGATATTAATATTGTAGCCGATGAATCGGTGGAACTGCGGGGCGCACCTGCTTACAACCATGAAAGTGCCTTAGTTACGTCTGCCATGAACAGTGGAGATGCGGGAAATATTAATATTAAAACAGGACATCTCCTTGTCCAAGAAGGCGCACAAGTAGCTGCCGAAAGCAATCCTGGCAGTACCGGCGCACCCGGTAAAATTAATATTGTTGCTAATGAATCTGTAGCGGTTATCGGCGTTCCTCCCTATCCGAATGGAAAACCAACCGGAATTTATACCTTTACTGAGAACGATAGATCGGGTGGCGATATTCAGATCGATACAAAACGTTTTATTGTTCGCGATGGCGGTTCAGTTTCGACCGGAACAGATGCAGCAGGAAATGGAGGAAATTTGCTCGTTAATGCGTCTGATTATGTTCTCGTAACGGGCGCATCGGCATTCAATCCCGATCGCGTCAGTCGAATTCGAGCTATTACAACCAGCAGTGGGGATGGGGGTAACTTAACCATTAATACCGGACAACTGCTTGTCGAAAATGGCGGTAAAGTATCTGCTGATTCTTCCAATAGTGGCAACAGCGGAACCTTAACTGTGAATGCGTCCGATTTAGTCAGAGTTGCGGGGATTTCTCCGGATGGTAAAAATCAGAGTCAATTATTTTTTGATTCTTCAGGTTCTGGGGATGCAGGACAATTAAAAATCACAACCGGTAGCTTGCAAGTTCTTGAAGGAGGCAAGGTTTCTGCTGCTACCTCCGGTTCCGGACAAGGAGGACTTTTAGAAGTCAATGCAGCTAATAGCGTAGAAGTTTTAGGAACTTCGACCAACGGTCAGTTTGTTAGTAGCTTAATCTTTGATTCATCGGGAAACGGAAATGCAGGGGAACTAAGAATTAATGCCGGACAACTTCTCGTTGGCAATGGCGGCAAAGTTTCGGCGGCAACTTCTAATAGTGGACAGGGTGGTATTTTAGAAGTTAAAGCATCGGATTTTTTAGCGGTCATTGGAACTTCAAGTAACGATCGATTTGCCAGTAGCTTACTATTTGATAGCAGCGGTACAGGCAATGCCGGACAGTTGAAGATTAGCACCGGACAGCTTCTTGTGCAGGATGGGGGACTGGTCTCGGCAAAAACGTCTGATGCCGGTCAAGGGGGTATTTTAAATGTTAATGCTTGGGATGCCGTACAAGTTAGCGGAGCTTCAAGTAACGGTCAATTTGCCAGCAGTTTGTTGTTCGATAGTAGCGGCACGGGCAACGCTGGAGAATTAAATATTAATACCGGACGATTGCTGATTGAAGATGGGGGCAAGGTTTCTGCCGGTACATCGGGTACTGGACGCGGTGGAATTTTGGCAGTTAATGCTGCCGATTCTGTGCGAGTTAGCGGTGCTGGCAGTCGTCTGTACTTTGATAGCACGGGTGCGGGAGATGCCAGAGGGATTCGCATTAATACGGGCGATTTAACGGTAGAAAATGGGGGAGAAATTACCGTCAATGGTACGGGAACGGGATTGGCAGGAGATTTAGACATTACCGCTAATTCAATCTTCTTGAACCAGCAGGGAAACTTGTTGGCGCGGACGGTCTCGGGAGAAGGAGGAAATATTCGCCTGCGCGTTGCGGATAATGTCTTGCTGCGTTTCAATAGCAATATTTTAACGGAAGCGTTAGGGCCGGGGAATGGGGGCAATATTACCATCGATGCGGGGGGATTTGTCTTAGCTGTATTGCCGGAAAATAGCGATGTGGCGGCGACAGCGATTCAGGGACGCGGCGGTAATATTTTTGTGACGGCGAAGGGCGTTATAGGGTTTAGTTTACCGGAACGGTTGGTACGAACTCCTGAAAGCGACATTAGTGCTGCCTCCGAGTTGGGAATCGATGGGGTAACGACGATTAATACGCGGGATGTCCCCTCGGGAGTCCAGTTGCCCGATCGCGTCGGAACGCCGACAATAAATTCAGGATGTCAAGCTGCCCGAAACTCTCAACCCGATGCGACTGGGAGAAGTCAGTTTTTTGTTACCGGACGAGGCGGTTTGCCTCCTCAGCCTACGGATGTTCTATCCGCTACCTCTGTAGAAATCCCTTGGGTAACGTTGGAAGAGGAGAATCGCACGGCTGACAATGAGGTGAAAGAGGCAAAGGGATGGGTGCAATTGGCAGATGGGCGAGTATTTTTAGTCTCGCAGGAACATCAAACGCGGCAAGGAAATTGCTCTGGGTTTGTGCTGCGGCAAGATTAG